One genomic region from Argentina anserina chromosome 2, drPotAnse1.1, whole genome shotgun sequence encodes:
- the LOC126784369 gene encoding probable xyloglucan glycosyltransferase 12, with product MAPFWWSKEESHRGTPVVVKMENPNWSMVELEGPTDEDFLLSESSPGRGRDKGRGKNAKQFTWVLLLRAHRAAGCLTSLGSAMLGLASAIRRRVASGRTDTDPDEDTDSGTRGGGGRGHENPAVKSRFYLCIKLFLFFSLVLLGFEVAAYFKGWHLGAPHLQLQYLWEMEFDGVKGAFDWVYSKWVLIRVDYLAPPLQFLANACIVLFMVQSLDRLILCLGCFWIRFKKIKPVPKGGPLDLESSDNGYFPMVLVQIPMCNEKEVYQQSIGAVCNLDWPKSKLLVQVLDDSDDPTTQFMIKEEVQKWQKEGANILYRHRVIRDGYKAGNLKSAMNCSYVKDYEFVAIFDADFQPAPDFLKRTVPHFQDNDELALVQARWSFVNRDENLLTRLQNINLTFHFEVEQQVNSVFINFFGFNGTAGVWRIKALEDSGGWLERTTVEDMDIAVRAHLHGWKFIFLNDVECQCEVPESYEAYRKQQHRWHSGPMQLFRLCLPDIIKSKIGIWKKFNLIFLFFLLRKLILPFYSFTLFCIILPMTMFIPEAELPAWVVCYIPATMSFLNILPAPKAFPFIVPYLLFENTMSVTKFNAMISGLFQLGSAYEWVVTKKSGRSSEGDLVSLVEKEPKHHRGVSVPDLAEMKEEIRQQEQKAKKKKHNRIYTKELALAFLLLTASARSLLSAQGIHFYFLLFQGISFLLVGLDLIGEQVE from the exons ATGGCGCCGTTCTGGTGGTCGAAGGAGGAGAGCCACCGTGGCACGCCGGTGGTGGTGAAGATGGAGAATCCCAACTGGTCCATGGTCGAGCTGGAGGGCCCCACCGACGAGGATTTCCTATTGTCGGAGTCGTCTCCCGGCCGGGGCCGAGACAAAGGCCGCGGCAAGAACGCCAAGCAATTCACGTGGGTCCTCCTCCTCAGGGCCCACCGCGCCGCCGGCTGCCTCACCTCCCTCGGCTCCGCAATGCTCGGCCTCGCCTCCGCCATTCGCCGCCGCGTCGCCTCCGGACGTACCGACACTGACCCTGACGAAGACACCGACAGCGGGACACGTGGCGGCGGAGGAAGAGGGCACGAGAACCCGGCAGTGAAGTCGAGATTCTATCTCTGCATCAAGCTGTTCCTGTTCTTCTCGTTAGTTCTGCTTGGGTTTGAGGTGGCGGCGTATTTTAAGGGGTGGCACTTGGGGGCTCCACACTTGCAGCTTCAGTACTTGTGGGAGATGGAGTTTGATGGAGTGAAGGGTGCTTTCGATTGGGTCTATTCCAAGTGGGTTTTGATTCGGGTCGACTATTTGGCTCCGCCCCTTCAGTTTCTGGCCAATGCTTGTATTGTGCTGTTCATGGTTCAGAGCTTGGATAGGCTGATTCTGTGTTTGGGGTGTTTCTGGATCCGGTTCAAGAAGATTAAGCCGGTGCCGAAAGGCGGGCCTTTGGATCTTGAATCATCAGACAATGGCTACTTCCCTATGGTCCTTGTTCAGATCCCCATGTGCAATGAGAAAGAG GTTTATCAGCAGTCAATTGGTGCTGTGTGTAATTTAGATTGGCCGAAGTCGAAGTTGTTGGTTCAAGTTCTTGATGATTCGGATGACCCGACTACGCAGTTTATGATCAAGGAGGAGGTCCAAAAATGGCAGAAGGAGGGGGCCAACATTTTGTATCGGCATAGAGTGATTAGAGATGGATACAAGGCTGGAAATCTCAAGTCTGCAATGAATTGTAGCTATGTGAAAGACTATGAGTTTGTTGCGATTTTTGACGCCGATTTTCAGCCTGCTCCGGATTTCCTCAAGAGAACAGTCCCTCACTTCCAG GACAATGATGAACTTGCGCTGGTGCAAGCTAGGTGGTCCTTTGTAAACAGGGATGAAAACTTACTCACAAGGTTGCAGAACATTAATTTGACATTCCACTTTGAGGTCGAACAGCAAGTAAATAGTGTGTTCATTAATTTCTTTGGGTTTAACGGGACAGCTGGGGTGTGGAGGATAAAGGCTCTTGAGGACTCTGGTGGGTGGTTGGAGAGGACCACTGTTGAGGACATGGATATTGCTGTCCGTGCTCATCTTCATGGCTGGAAATTCATCTTCCTTAATGATGTTGAG TGCCAGTGTGAAGTACCTGAATCTTATGAAGCTTATCGGAAGCAACAACACAGATGGCACTCAGGACCTATGCAGTTGTTTCGCCTATGTTTACCCGATATCATCAAATCCAAG ATCGGCATTTGGAAGAAATTCAATTTGATATTCCTCTTCTTTCTGCTCCGAAAGTTGATATTGCCCTTCTATTCGTTCACTCTATTTTGCATAATTCTCCCCATGACAATGTTCATCCCCGAAGCTGAGCTCCCAGCATGGGTTGTGTGCTACATCCCTGCAACTATGTCATTCCTCAATATCCTCCCGGCCCCGAAAGCCTTCCCTTTCATTGTTCCATACCTTCTCTTTGAAAACACCATGTCAGTGACCAAGTTCAATGCTATGATATCCGGCCTATTTCAGCTTGGGAGTGCATATGAGTGGGTGGTCACCAAGAAGTCTGGGCGTTCCTCTGAGGGTGATCTCGTCTCTTTAGTCGAGAAAGAGCCAAAGCATCACAGGGGGGTATCCGTTCCAGACCTTGCCGaaatgaaagaagaaattCGACAGCAGGAGCAAAAAGCTAAGAAAAAGAAGCATAACAGAATATACACAAAGGAGCTGGCATTGGCTTTCCTTCTTCTAACGGCTTCAGCTCGAAGCCTGCtgtctgctcaaggcatccaTTTCTACTTCCTGTTGTTTCAGGGAATATCGTTCCTGCTGGTTGGCTTAGATTTAATTGGCGAGCAGGTTGAGTGA
- the LOC126784373 gene encoding transcription factor bHLH74 — protein sequence MGSNENEDMEFQHRNEGSLNCPSSGMSTNPLPDKVSRMTMSSGSMFKPSNAPDHFFGSGWDPLVSLSQSDNFGGSSVASQSDFTNPRYPPIAMETQGMSSTSHLVQYPSDSSYVEMVPKLPCFGSGSFSEMVGSFGLPECAGISNPGCVANYNPNRDGGIDRTSTMGAQSNDDRQISEEGVLGSSPNGKRRKRVPESSPIKNAEGESNKDMSGESSDYLKEQDEKKTKLEENTAANLRGKQAGKQTKDTSQSGDAGKDSYIHVRARRGQATNSHSLAERVRREKISERMRLLQELVPGCNKITGKAVMLDEIINYVQSLQQQVEFLSMKLATVNPEVNIDIERILSKDIMNSRNGGGAIFGFSAGMNSPHPYPHGIFQGTLPTMPNTAQQFPSLPQTVMDNELQGLFHMGFDSSSNIDSLGQTTSLLKPAL from the exons ATGGGTAGTAATGAAAATGAGGATATGGAGTTCCAACATAGGAATGAGGGTAGTCTGAATTGTCCCTCTTCAGGGATGAGCACCAATCCACTGCCTGATAAGGTTTCAAGAATGACAATGAGTTCAGGTTCAATGTTTAAGCCTTCAAATGCACCTGACCATTTCTTTGGTTCTGGTTGGGATCCACTTGTCTCATTGAGCCAAAGTGATAACTTTGGAGGTTCCTCAGTTGCTTCTCAGAGTGATTTTACCAATCCTCGTTACCCTCCTATAGCCATGGAAACTCAGGGGATGAGTAGCACATCCCACCTTGTTCAATATCCATCTGATTCGAGTTATGTTGAGATGGTTCCAAAGCTTCCATGTTTCGGAAGTGGGAGCTTCTCAGAAATGGTGGGTTCTTTTGGCCTGCCTGAGTGTGCTGGCATTTCTAACCCTGGGTGTGTTGCAAACTATAACCCAAACAGGGATGGGGGCATTGATAGGACTTCAACAATGGGTGCTCAATCGAATGATGATCGCCAGATTTCGGAAGAGGGTGTTTTAGGATCTTCACCTAATGGCAAGCGAAGGAAGCGAGTTCCTGAATCCAGTCCAATTAAG AATGCTGAAGGGGAAAGTAATAAGGATATGTCTGGGGAGAGCTCTGATTATCTGAAAGAACAAGATGAGAAGAAAACCAAACTTGAAGAAAACACAGCTGCAAATTTGCGTGGCAAGCAGGCGGGCAAACAGACTAAAGACACTTCTCAAAGTGGAGATGCTGGAAAAGATAGTTACATTCATGTAAGAGCTCGAAGGGGCCAGGCAACAAATAGTCATAGCCTTGCAGAAAGG gtaagaagagaaaagataaGTGAGAGGATGAGATTGCTTCAAGAACTTGTCCCAGGATGCAATAAG ATTACTGGGAAGGCTGTAATGCTTGATGAGATCATCAACTATGTGCAATCTCTACAACAGCAAGTTGAG TTTTTGTCAATGAAACTCGCAACAGTAAATCCAGAAGTGAACATTGATATAGAACGGATTCTATCGAAAGAT ATTATGAATTCAAGGAACGGCGGTGGAGCTATTTTTGGGTTTAGTGCTGGTATGAACTCTCCTCACCCATACCCTCACGGAATTTTCCAGGGAACTTTGCCGACTATGCCAAATACAGCTCAACAATTTCCTTCGTTGCCTCAG ACAGTAATGGACAATGAGCTCCAAGGTCTTTTCCATATGGGTTTTGATTCGAGTTCGAATATTGATAGCTTGGGACAAACTA CAAGTCTCTTGAAACCGGCGTTATAA
- the LOC126782360 gene encoding AP2-like ethylene-responsive transcription factor ANT: MKPMNDHNHNNNGSHNNNYNNWLGFSLSAPHMKMEVTSSPSSDPNYHYNHHQAQQASSASAQLPSSFYNLSPLCYENGGFQSPLTVMPLKSDGSLCIMEALTRSQAEGMVPNSSPKLEDFLGGASMGAHDYGNQQREVAMALSLDSLYYNENAEAEQHYYSGIPFPGAYQAQMVEDSSKQAHIVGSDSHQMTQNWVTRQYSAAAPHGLSQQQMSSNNSMENGGGSGSVNGWIQCGDLQSLTLSMSPGSQSSCVAAPRQISPTETECLAMETKKRGSGKISQTKQPVHRKSIDTFGQRTSQYRGVTRHRWTGRYEAHLWDNSCKKEGQTRKGRQVYLGGYDMEEKAARAYDLAALKYWGSSTHINFPLDDYTTQIEEMKNMNRQEYVAHLRRKSSGFSRGASIYRGVTRHHQHGRWQARIGRVAGNKDLYLGTFGTQEEAAEAYDIAAIKFRGVSAVTNFDITRYDVEKIMASNTLLAGEFARRNKEVEPKNLVVEYSSPAQNNVEASPPESSHGNSSDWKMALYQAAQQQATAATCVQTLDQKSMASGNYRSPPSFSMALQDLIRIESVNSSQQLMDESAKAGAQFSNPSSLVTSLSSSREDSPDKASTTMLFAKPPMASKFISPSSAAAISSWFPSAQLRPAAAISMSHLPLFAAWSDT, from the exons ATGAAGCCTATGAATGATCATAATCATAACAACAATGGAAGCCATAATAACAATTACAACAACTGGTTGGGGTTTTCACTCTCAGCTCCCCATATGAAAATGGAGGtcacttcttctccttcttctgaCCCTAATTACCACTACAATCATCATCAAGCTCAGCAGGCCTCCTCTGCTTCAGCTCAGCTTCCTAGTAGCTTTTACAATCTTTCCCCACTCTGCTATGAAAATGGTGGCTTCCAGTCTCCTTTGACTGTAATGCCACTCAAGTCAGATGGCTCTCTTTGCATCATGGAAGCTCTCACTCGCTCACAAGCTGAAG GAATGGTGCCGAACTCGTCACCAAAACTTGAGGACTTCCTAGGAGGAGCAAGCATGGGAGCTCATGACTATGGAAACCAACAAAGAGAGGTTGCAATGGCGCTCAGCTTAGACAGCTTGTACTACAATGAAAATGCAGAGGCAGAGCAACACTACTACTCTGGTATCCCTTTCCCTGGAGCTTACCAAGCTCAAATGGTGGAAGACTCGTCTAAGCAAGCCCACATTGTAGGCTCTGATAGTCACCAAATGACCCAGAACTGGGTGACTAGGCAGTACTCTGCTGCTGCTCCTCATGGTTTGAGTCAGCAACAAATGAGTAGCAACAACAGCATGGAGAATGGTGGAGGTTCTGGGTCTGTTAATGGTTGGATTCAGTGTGGGGATTTACAGTCTCTTACTTTGTCCATGAGCCCTGGATCTCAGTCCAGTTGTGTCGCAGCTCCAAGGCAGATTTCACCAACTGAAACAGAGTGTCTAGCCATGGAAACCAAGAAGAGAGGTTCTGGTAAAATTAGCCAAACAAAGCAGCCAGTGCACAGAAAGTCCATAGACACATTTGGGCAAAGAACTTCACAGTATAGAGGAGTCACAAG GCATAGATGGACGGGTAGATATGAAGCTCATCTATGGGACAACAGTTGCAAGAAGGAGGGGCAAACCAGAAAAGGAAGGCAAG TTTATCTTG GTGGATATGATATGGAAGAGAAAGCTGCAAGGGCTTATGATCTTGCTGCTCTTAAGTACTGGGGCTCTTCAACCCACATAAACTTCCCA TTGGATGATTACACAACACAgattgaagaaatgaagaatatGAATCGGCAAGAATACGTTGCGCATCTTAGGAG GAAGAGCAGTGGATTTTCAAGGGGTGCTTCGATTTACCGAGGAGTTACAAG ACATCACCAGCATGGGAGATGGCAAGCTCGAATTGGCAGGGTTGCAGGAAACAAGGACCTATATCTTGGTACATTTG GCACCCAAGAGGAAGCAGCTGAAGCTTATGATATAGCTGCAATCAAGTTCCGTGGCGTAAGTGCGGTCACCAACTTTGACATTACCAGATATGATGTTGAGAAAATCATGGCTAGCAACACCTTGCTTGCTGGGGAATTCGCTAGGCGTAACAAGGAAGTTGAACCTAAAAATCTAGTTGTTGAGTACAGCTCGCCAGCACAGAACAATGTGGAAGCTAGTCCACCTGAAAGTAGCCATGGGAATAGTTCAGATTGGAAAATGGCTTTGTACCAAGCTGCACAGCAACAAGCAACTGCTGCTACTTGTGTTCAAACACTTGATCAAAAATCAATGGCTTCAGGAAATTACAGAAGTCCTCCATCTTTCTCAATGGCATTGCAGGACCTAATTCGCATTGAATCAGTGAACTCTAGCCAGCAATTGATGGATGAATCAGCTAAAGCCGGTGCTCAGTTTTCAAATCCTTCGTCATTGGTTACCAGTCTGAGCAGCTCCAGAGAAGATAGCCCTGACAAAGCAAGCACTACAATGCTGTTTGCAAAACCTCCAATGGCATCAAAGTTCATAAGTCCAAGCAGTGCTGCTGCTATTAGCTCTTGGTTCCCATCAGCTCAGTTGAGGCCTGCAGCTGCCATCTCCATGTCTCACTTGCCTCTCTTTGCTGCTTGGAGTGACACCTAG